Proteins found in one Borreliella valaisiana VS116 genomic segment:
- the dnaX gene encoding DNA polymerase III subunit gamma/tau produces MASSRGTALKKRPRDFNSLEGQDFVVETLKHSIEKNKIANAYIFSGPRGVGKTSSARAFARCLNCKNGPTVMPCGECNNCKSIENDSSLDVVEIDGASNTSVQDIRQIKEEIMFPPAISKYRIYIIDEVHMLSNSAFNALLKTIEEPPNYIVFIFATTESHKLPETIKSRCQHFSFKLLSLEKIYNMLKKVCFEDHIKYEDEALKWIAYKSSGSVRDAYTLFDQVVSFTNSDIKLDQIRSKMGLTNDEFLEKLSISILSEDVKELICVLDSIFLAGVSYEQFLLDSIEFFREALFLKIGIKNFEFIGIKSEDLRKKLIEFDLNYLERIIVVLLETYRDLQFSVNPRYELEINFIKILRLKNYIPNHILIKQIQNLEDNLLENIALNSNNFDVLVNKNSKDGVTFISEKPSLEYGFSEIKSLEKEESSCDENLSTKIDKNLLKTDSIDEIDEIFIEDDDSSKTNDFIDIRDKFIYIVSRYIQTLVHSGEVVIDDNVLYYKVFSEFEYNELQNYKSEIRSEFYKEFPNLSIVFQKNFKNLEKDFEKLETVKNIFGASEVLEG; encoded by the coding sequence ATGGCGTCTTCAAGAGGCACTGCTCTTAAGAAACGCCCCAGAGATTTCAACTCTCTTGAAGGGCAAGATTTTGTTGTTGAGACTTTAAAGCATTCTATAGAAAAAAACAAAATAGCAAATGCTTATATCTTTTCAGGGCCAAGAGGTGTTGGTAAAACTTCATCAGCTAGGGCTTTTGCTAGATGTTTAAATTGTAAGAATGGTCCGACAGTTATGCCTTGTGGAGAGTGTAATAATTGTAAATCTATTGAGAATGATAGCAGTCTTGATGTTGTTGAAATTGATGGTGCTTCAAATACTTCGGTTCAAGATATTAGACAAATTAAAGAAGAGATAATGTTTCCTCCTGCAATTTCCAAATATAGAATATATATTATTGATGAAGTTCATATGCTTTCCAATTCTGCTTTTAATGCTCTTTTAAAAACAATTGAAGAGCCCCCAAATTATATTGTTTTTATTTTTGCTACTACAGAGTCACATAAGCTTCCAGAGACAATAAAAAGCAGATGTCAGCATTTTAGTTTTAAACTTTTATCGTTAGAAAAGATTTATAATATGCTTAAGAAGGTTTGTTTTGAGGATCATATTAAATATGAAGATGAGGCTTTAAAATGGATTGCATATAAAAGTAGTGGTAGTGTAAGAGATGCTTATACTCTTTTTGATCAGGTCGTTTCTTTTACTAATTCTGACATTAAATTAGATCAAATAAGATCTAAGATGGGCTTAACTAATGATGAATTTTTGGAGAAATTGTCAATTAGCATTCTTAGTGAGGATGTAAAAGAGTTAATTTGTGTTCTTGATTCTATTTTTTTGGCTGGGGTGTCTTATGAGCAATTTTTGCTAGATTCAATCGAATTTTTTAGAGAGGCATTATTTTTAAAGATAGGTATTAAAAATTTTGAGTTTATTGGAATTAAGTCTGAGGATTTGAGAAAGAAATTAATTGAGTTTGATTTAAATTATCTTGAGAGAATTATTGTTGTTTTGCTTGAAACCTACAGGGATTTGCAATTTTCAGTTAATCCAAGGTATGAGCTTGAAATTAATTTTATTAAAATTTTAAGACTTAAAAACTATATTCCAAATCATATTTTAATAAAACAAATTCAAAATCTTGAGGACAATTTGTTAGAAAATATAGCTTTAAATTCAAACAATTTTGATGTTTTAGTAAATAAGAATAGTAAAGACGGTGTAACTTTTATTTCAGAAAAGCCTAGCTTAGAATATGGATTTTCTGAAATAAAATCTTTAGAAAAAGAGGAATCTAGTTGTGATGAAAATTTGTCAACAAAAATTGATAAAAATCTTTTAAAGACTGATAGCATTGATGAGATTGATGAGATTTTCATTGAGGATGATGATTCAAGCAAAACAAATGATTTTATTGATATAAGAGATAAATTTATTTATATTGTTTCAAGATATATTCAAACTTTAGTTCATTCAGGAGAAGTTGTTATTGATGACAATGTTCTTTATTACAAGGTTTTTAGTGAATTTGAATATAATGAACTTCAAAATTATAAAAGTGAGATAAGATCTGAATTTTATAAAGAATTTCCCAATTTAAGTATTGTGTTTCAGAAAAATTTTAAAAACCTTGAAAAGGATTTTGAAAAATTAGAAACTGTAAAAAATATTTTTGGAGCAAGTGAAGTTTTGGAGGGATAA
- the efbC gene encoding nucleoid-associated protein EbfC, with the protein MAVNPLDFLKNMSSVKNNIDNIKKEMSKITVCGKAGSDIVTIEMDGEFNVKKVSINKEFFDDLDNDAFEQMVKSALNDAVSKVKEEIKLKTMGVLPFGM; encoded by the coding sequence ATGGCAGTAAATCCGTTAGATTTTTTGAAAAATATGTCTAGTGTTAAGAATAATATTGATAATATTAAAAAGGAAATGTCTAAAATTACTGTTTGTGGTAAAGCGGGTAGCGATATTGTTACTATTGAGATGGATGGCGAATTTAATGTTAAAAAAGTTTCAATTAATAAGGAATTTTTTGATGATTTAGACAATGATGCTTTTGAGCAAATGGTTAAATCTGCTTTAAATGATGCTGTTTCAAAGGTTAAAGAAGAAATAAAATTAAAAACTATGGGGGTTCTTCCTTTTGGAATGTAG
- a CDS encoding nucleoside-diphosphate kinase, protein MSMLLQKTLCIIKPDGVRRGLIGDVVARFEKVGLKMVAAKMLIVDESLAKKHYLYDDIAFRHSEAVWKSLIEFISNSPVFAFVVEGVESIEVVRKLCGATEPKLAIPGTIRGDFSHHSFRYSNEKGFSIYNVIHASANEVDAIREIPIWFKDSEILNYKRDDECEHYYC, encoded by the coding sequence ATGTCAATGTTATTGCAAAAAACTTTATGTATTATTAAACCAGATGGAGTTAGGAGGGGTTTGATTGGTGATGTAGTTGCAAGATTTGAAAAGGTAGGTTTAAAAATGGTAGCTGCTAAAATGCTTATTGTTGATGAGAGTTTAGCAAAAAAACATTATTTGTATGATGATATTGCTTTTAGGCATAGTGAGGCAGTTTGGAAGTCTTTAATTGAATTTATTTCAAATTCACCCGTTTTTGCATTTGTTGTTGAAGGAGTTGAAAGCATTGAGGTTGTTAGAAAGCTTTGTGGTGCTACTGAGCCAAAATTAGCTATTCCTGGAACAATACGAGGAGATTTTTCTCATCACAGTTTTAGATATTCAAATGAAAAAGGTTTTTCAATTTATAATGTGATTCATGCATCTGCAAATGAGGTCGATGCGATTCGTGAAATACCAATTTGGTTTAAAGATAGTGAAATTTTAAACTATAAAAGAGATGATGAATGTGAACATTATTATTGTTAA
- a CDS encoding LptA/OstA family protein: MKDLILIWIFIIFVNNIQAVQIESESEKLKGGEEKNTSFTFKSDFAQGVVSSFYKKIVLKGNSEVISSDFKLRADEIEIYGENGSYLEARGNVFYEDYKNKMHVKAQFLFFNRKLDNFYLQKGVELEDLENNMVIKAERVEGSNKANVYIMQYSVKIYKDDTFARAENGTYNKEEKEMILEGVPVIYQKDNYYSASRIIFNTKTNRYKLEGSVEGEFTQVENDVSEEKK; the protein is encoded by the coding sequence TTGAAGGATTTAATTTTAATATGGATTTTTATTATTTTTGTTAACAATATTCAAGCAGTGCAAATAGAATCTGAATCTGAAAAGCTTAAAGGAGGCGAAGAAAAAAATACTAGTTTTACCTTTAAGTCAGATTTTGCACAAGGGGTAGTGTCTTCTTTTTATAAAAAAATTGTTTTAAAAGGAAATTCAGAGGTTATTTCGTCAGATTTTAAACTTAGAGCAGATGAAATTGAAATTTATGGAGAAAATGGTTCTTATCTTGAGGCTCGAGGTAATGTTTTTTATGAAGATTATAAGAATAAGATGCATGTTAAAGCTCAGTTTTTGTTTTTTAATAGAAAATTAGATAATTTTTATCTTCAAAAAGGAGTTGAGCTTGAAGACTTAGAAAATAATATGGTTATTAAAGCAGAAAGAGTTGAAGGCAGTAATAAAGCTAATGTTTATATTATGCAATATTCTGTTAAAATATATAAGGATGATACTTTTGCAAGAGCTGAGAATGGGACTTATAATAAAGAAGAAAAAGAAATGATTCTTGAAGGGGTTCCAGTAATTTACCAGAAAGATAACTATTATTCTGCTTCAAGAATAATTTTTAATACAAAAACTAATAGGTATAAACTTGAGGGAAGTGTTGAGGGAGAGTTTACTCAAGTTGAAAATGATGTTTCTGAAGAAAAAAAATAA
- the lptB gene encoding LPS export ABC transporter ATP-binding protein → MFLKKKNKIKEIKENLDLNSVNNVVLKADNIVKKYGEKFAINGITIDIHKGEVVGLLGPNGAGKTTTFYTIVGFIRPNAGKVLINDYNISSLNMYERARIGIVYLPQDASIFRELTVEENIMVALERREDLSKAERKIELVNLLKEFEIKRIQNQKAYTLSGGERRRAEIARALAVNPYFLLLDEPFAGIDPIAIGDIKNIIKILKERNIGVLITDHNVRDAFDIIDRAYIVYQGQVLDEGDVNYIISSEKAKKLYLGEEFRL, encoded by the coding sequence ATGTTTCTGAAGAAAAAAAATAAAATAAAAGAGATCAAGGAAAATCTTGATCTTAATTCTGTTAATAATGTTGTTTTAAAAGCAGATAATATTGTTAAAAAGTATGGTGAAAAATTTGCTATTAATGGTATCACGATCGATATTCATAAGGGCGAAGTTGTGGGGCTTCTTGGTCCAAATGGAGCCGGAAAAACAACAACATTTTATACTATTGTAGGTTTTATTAGGCCTAATGCGGGCAAAGTTTTAATAAATGATTACAACATCTCATCTCTTAATATGTATGAACGTGCTCGGATAGGAATTGTGTATCTTCCTCAAGATGCTTCAATTTTTAGAGAACTTACAGTTGAAGAGAATATTATGGTTGCTTTAGAGAGAAGAGAGGATTTATCTAAGGCTGAGCGAAAAATAGAACTTGTGAATTTACTTAAAGAATTTGAGATAAAAAGAATACAAAACCAAAAAGCTTATACTCTTTCTGGGGGAGAGAGAAGGCGTGCAGAGATAGCAAGGGCTTTGGCTGTAAATCCCTATTTTTTGCTCTTAGATGAACCTTTTGCTGGTATTGATCCTATTGCGATTGGGGATATAAAGAATATAATAAAAATTTTAAAAGAAAGAAACATTGGTGTTCTTATTACTGATCATAATGTAAGAGATGCTTTTGATATAATCGATAGAGCTTATATTGTTTATCAGGGGCAAGTGCTTGATGAGGGTGATGTTAATTATATAATAAGCAGTGAAAAGGCCAAGAAGCTTTATTTGGGAGAAGAATTTAGATTATGA
- the pgeF gene encoding peptidoglycan editing factor PgeF: MKTIDHELYYEFRVADDVKMIYTKKPFSLNLRELSNDNLNFVPKSKKIKYLKQLHTDIIYKVEDDFINFQEGDGLISSSLDVALVAYFADCLPIYFYDSVKKFIGIIHSGYKGSFNLIILKMLFMFEKMGSTFEDLKIVFGPYNRSCCYEVSEIFLKEVSNKFSKDLLDTAFVKRDGKIYFDNASFNLSLLSSFNLNIYNSKICTYCLENLYSYRRLREGQSYALIWRI; the protein is encoded by the coding sequence ATGAAAACAATAGATCATGAACTTTATTATGAATTTAGAGTAGCTGATGATGTTAAAATGATTTATACCAAAAAACCTTTTAGTCTAAATTTAAGAGAACTTAGTAATGATAATTTAAATTTTGTTCCCAAGTCAAAGAAAATAAAATATTTAAAGCAATTACATACAGATATTATTTATAAAGTTGAAGATGATTTTATAAATTTTCAAGAAGGAGATGGTCTAATATCTAGTTCTTTAGATGTAGCTCTTGTTGCATACTTTGCAGATTGTCTTCCAATATACTTTTATGATTCAGTAAAAAAATTTATAGGAATTATTCACAGTGGATATAAAGGAAGCTTTAACTTGATTATTTTAAAAATGTTGTTTATGTTTGAAAAAATGGGATCAACTTTTGAAGATTTAAAAATTGTTTTTGGACCTTATAATAGATCTTGTTGTTATGAAGTTTCTGAAATTTTCTTGAAAGAAGTAAGTAATAAATTTAGTAAAGATTTATTAGATACTGCTTTTGTGAAAAGAGATGGTAAAATATACTTTGATAATGCTAGTTTTAATTTGAGCTTGCTTTCTAGTTTTAATTTAAATATTTATAATTCAAAAATTTGTACGTATTGTTTGGAAAATCTTTATTCTTATAGAAGATTAAGGGAAGGTCAAAGTTATGCTTTGATTTGGAGAATTTGA
- a CDS encoding Nif3-like dinuclear metal center hexameric protein, translating to MNVRDLSFKLNSIFDIKKYEHVDKNLNGLQVGSLDAKVSKVAFAVDASYSVLKEAKGNDFLITHHGIFWSKKERIVSNMYDKMKFLIENNLALYSVHLPMDAHSIYSHSKVFADFLGLKNPFAFANYGGFNLGVIADSSFSFSEILEKIKKENKHILFSKKFKESVNKVAIVSGSGYSFFEEALCHGIDLFITGDTSHQIYSLAEECGVSLIFAGHYFTETFGLIKLMQDFKIQEDLEVEFICKNTNL from the coding sequence TTGAATGTAAGAGATTTGTCTTTTAAGCTTAATTCAATTTTTGATATAAAGAAGTATGAGCATGTTGATAAAAATTTAAACGGTCTTCAAGTAGGAAGTCTTGATGCCAAGGTTAGCAAAGTTGCCTTTGCTGTTGATGCTAGCTATTCAGTTTTAAAAGAAGCAAAAGGAAATGATTTTTTAATTACGCATCATGGTATTTTTTGGTCAAAAAAAGAGCGTATTGTTTCTAATATGTATGATAAGATGAAATTTTTGATTGAAAATAATTTAGCTCTTTATTCGGTGCACTTGCCTATGGATGCTCATTCTATTTATTCACATAGCAAAGTGTTTGCAGATTTTTTAGGATTAAAAAATCCTTTTGCTTTTGCAAATTATGGGGGGTTTAATCTAGGAGTTATTGCTGATTCTTCTTTTAGCTTTTCTGAAATTTTGGAAAAAATTAAAAAGGAAAATAAACACATTCTTTTTTCGAAGAAGTTTAAAGAATCGGTGAATAAGGTTGCAATTGTTAGTGGTTCTGGGTACTCTTTTTTTGAAGAAGCTTTATGTCATGGTATAGATTTGTTTATAACCGGAGATACTTCTCATCAAATATATTCTTTAGCAGAAGAATGTGGAGTGAGCTTAATTTTTGCGGGTCATTATTTTACTGAAACTTTTGGTTTAATTAAATTAATGCAAGATTTTAAAATTCAAGAAGATTTAGAGGTTGAATTTATTTGTAAAAATACTAATTTATAA
- the lspA gene encoding signal peptidase II has protein sequence MSTKNKRYFNIFVFIISLIFFDQLTKYLVVKYVKLGSIYFSFFDNFFRIIHVRNTGILFSMGSNIHYSLKKIFFLAMPIFILIFVFSLSVREKNCIARTSFLLIFSGGVGNIIDRLFRPSGVVDFLDFKFFGIFGLDRWPTFNFADSYVVIGMILFLVYDFFIKKKALNT, from the coding sequence ATGAGCACTAAAAATAAACGATATTTCAATATTTTTGTATTTATTATTAGTTTAATTTTTTTTGATCAACTTACTAAGTATTTGGTTGTAAAGTATGTCAAATTGGGTTCAATATATTTTTCCTTTTTTGATAATTTTTTTAGGATAATACATGTAAGAAACACAGGCATTTTATTTTCTATGGGTTCTAATATCCATTATAGTTTGAAAAAAATTTTTTTTCTTGCAATGCCTATTTTCATTTTAATATTTGTTTTTTCTCTTTCTGTTAGGGAAAAAAATTGTATTGCCAGAACCTCATTTTTATTAATTTTTTCAGGGGGAGTGGGGAATATTATTGATAGATTGTTTAGACCTTCTGGAGTTGTAGATTTTTTAGATTTTAAATTTTTTGGAATTTTTGGTCTTGATAGATGGCCTACTTTTAATTTTGCAGATAGTTATGTTGTTATAGGAATGATTTTATTTTTGGTTTATGATTTTTTTATAAAAAAAAAAGCACTTAATACATGA
- a CDS encoding YmdB family metallophosphoesterase — protein MSLRVLIAGEVVGKAGIIAIKSFLASFRVEKRIDFVISGNNFTTGLRGLGKKHAFLLKKYGVDVLTLGENAFARPDLSGDLDKYNFILKPLNCPAKLKGYSYFIYNINGKKLAVMRIVGQTGITKYKFNHPFYSFDSFYERIKVQTDNIIVLFDSNTTAEVNALFFYLKSRVSACLGIGKRILTADLRILDNTAIITDLGRVGSLDSVIGYVPNLEADKFLKGFLNQRFDESWEGIGFNGVLIDIDENGHSFSVETVREYIDYKSILKDVDII, from the coding sequence GTGTCTTTAAGGGTTTTAATTGCTGGAGAGGTTGTTGGTAAAGCTGGGATTATTGCAATAAAGTCTTTTTTAGCATCCTTTAGAGTTGAAAAAAGGATTGATTTTGTAATATCTGGTAATAATTTTACTACAGGGTTAAGAGGTCTTGGCAAGAAGCATGCCTTTTTATTAAAAAAGTATGGTGTTGATGTGTTAACCTTAGGAGAAAATGCTTTTGCAAGGCCTGATTTATCTGGTGATCTTGATAAGTATAATTTTATTTTAAAACCTTTAAATTGTCCCGCAAAATTAAAAGGATATTCTTATTTTATTTATAATATTAATGGTAAAAAATTGGCTGTAATGAGGATTGTAGGTCAAACAGGAATAACTAAGTATAAATTTAATCATCCTTTCTATAGTTTTGATTCTTTTTATGAAAGAATCAAAGTGCAAACAGACAATATTATTGTTCTTTTTGATTCAAATACTACGGCTGAAGTTAATGCTTTGTTTTTTTATTTAAAATCAAGAGTTAGTGCTTGTCTTGGGATTGGGAAAAGAATTTTAACAGCTGATTTGAGAATTTTAGATAACACAGCTATTATAACTGATTTGGGCAGAGTGGGCAGTTTGGATAGCGTTATTGGATATGTTCCTAATTTAGAGGCGGATAAATTTTTGAAAGGATTTTTAAATCAAAGATTTGATGAATCTTGGGAAGGTATTGGTTTTAACGGTGTTTTAATCGATATTGATGAGAATGGGCATTCTTTTTCTGTAGAAACTGTTAGAGAATATATAGATTATAAATCAATTTTAAAAGATGTGGATATTATTTAA
- the murA gene encoding UDP-N-acetylglucosamine 1-carboxyvinyltransferase — protein MHSYIVEGGFKIGGQITASGNKNSALPCILASLLTDEDVILENIPNINDVRVVLDILSDVGADIVREGNTLKIKVLNIVKTEIDSSLTDLIRASILLLGPFVSRFGKIDMALPGGDVIGKRRLDTHFYGLCKLGAELSKKDGRIVLKANKLVGAEMFLDEASVTATENIIMASVLAEGNTIIMNAACEPHVQDLCNMLNSMGANILGIGSNVLEIKGVKKLSGTIFRIGADFMQVGSLISLAALTGGELEIKKADPQHFRLIRHIYSRLGINFEYDRENLYVRDKQELKVKLDFGGHIPKIDDGPWPAFPTDLMSIIIVTATQVEGTVLVFEKMFESRMFFVDKLIKMGARIVLCDPHRVVVTGKSPLKGNVLSSPDVRAGMALLIAAFVAEGSSEIQNVYQIERGYEDVVSKLINLGAKIKKVESQ, from the coding sequence ATGCATAGTTATATTGTAGAAGGCGGTTTTAAGATAGGTGGTCAAATTACAGCCAGTGGTAATAAAAATTCTGCTTTACCTTGTATTTTAGCTTCTTTGCTTACCGATGAGGATGTTATTTTAGAAAATATTCCCAATATTAATGATGTGAGAGTTGTTTTAGATATTTTAAGTGATGTAGGAGCAGATATTGTAAGAGAGGGTAATACTTTAAAAATAAAAGTTTTAAATATTGTAAAAACAGAAATTGATTCTTCTCTAACGGATTTAATTAGGGCTTCAATACTTTTATTAGGACCTTTTGTTTCAAGATTTGGCAAAATAGATATGGCGCTTCCAGGAGGAGATGTGATTGGGAAAAGGCGTCTTGATACTCATTTTTACGGCCTTTGCAAACTGGGTGCTGAGCTAAGCAAAAAAGATGGAAGAATTGTTTTAAAGGCCAATAAGCTTGTTGGAGCTGAAATGTTTTTAGATGAAGCTTCTGTTACAGCCACAGAAAATATTATTATGGCCTCAGTTCTTGCTGAAGGAAATACCATCATTATGAATGCTGCTTGCGAACCACACGTGCAAGATTTATGTAATATGCTTAATTCAATGGGTGCTAATATTTTGGGGATTGGTTCAAATGTTTTAGAAATAAAGGGTGTAAAAAAATTAAGTGGAACAATATTTAGAATAGGAGCCGATTTTATGCAAGTTGGTTCTTTGATTAGTCTTGCTGCATTAACAGGGGGCGAGTTAGAAATTAAAAAAGCAGATCCCCAGCATTTTAGATTAATTAGGCATATATATTCAAGACTTGGTATTAATTTTGAATATGATAGAGAAAATTTATATGTAAGAGATAAACAAGAATTAAAAGTTAAGCTAGATTTTGGCGGACACATTCCAAAAATTGATGATGGTCCTTGGCCAGCCTTTCCAACAGACCTTATGAGCATTATTATAGTCACAGCAACTCAAGTAGAAGGCACAGTTCTTGTTTTTGAGAAGATGTTTGAATCTAGAATGTTTTTTGTAGACAAATTGATAAAAATGGGGGCTAGAATTGTACTTTGTGATCCACACCGAGTAGTGGTTACGGGTAAATCTCCTCTTAAAGGCAATGTTTTATCTTCTCCAGATGTGCGGGCAGGAATGGCTCTTCTTATTGCTGCTTTTGTTGCAGAAGGTAGCAGCGAGATTCAAAATGTTTATCAAATTGAAAGAGGATACGAAGATGTAGTTAGCAAATTAATTAATTTGGGGGCAAAAATCAAGAAAGTTGAAAGTCAATAA
- a CDS encoding MATE family efflux transporter translates to MSTDKSKTRELILNGNLYKVLFLISFPIVVTNIIQAFYDLTDMFYVGKLGAMPLSALSLAGPVNFFIMAIAMGMATGSISLISKCIGEGNFSRFSRYAGQLIVLNFVLSLFVTICALFFIEHLLDLLGVKGELKELSRVYFYVTIFGIPIMFLSISITYILNAQGETILSMIIVLFANVVNFILDPILIFSFNMGIVGAAWATLFSKLLTVVFYLFLTYRLNRGLKIYPKDLAPDIRSIKEIVNLGLPSTFGQIMVSLSFFIFNYIVIEISPKFLAAYGLTNTIISFLFLPAMGIGTGIISIVGQNLGAKKINRVGEVLKKGFFISLAILLIINSIVITNKQFILKLFTNDLEVLNYANNYLLLTTIGTFGYGLQQVFFGGLIGSGRTKIAMIIVFIRLWLIRIPVVFIFQYFGIIEDSLGYAFIISNYLAIIILVVFTCTRYWTKSVLIKKYNSN, encoded by the coding sequence ATGTCTACAGATAAGAGTAAGACTAGGGAATTGATATTAAATGGCAATTTATACAAGGTTCTTTTTTTAATAAGTTTTCCTATTGTTGTAACCAATATTATTCAAGCTTTTTATGATCTTACTGATATGTTTTATGTTGGTAAGCTTGGAGCTATGCCTTTGTCAGCGCTTTCACTTGCTGGTCCTGTAAATTTTTTTATTATGGCTATTGCTATGGGTATGGCTACAGGAAGCATTTCTTTGATTTCAAAGTGTATAGGAGAAGGAAATTTTTCTCGTTTTTCAAGATATGCAGGGCAACTTATTGTTTTAAACTTTGTTTTATCCTTATTTGTTACTATTTGTGCTCTTTTTTTTATTGAGCATCTTTTAGATTTATTGGGTGTAAAAGGCGAGCTTAAAGAACTTTCAAGAGTTTATTTTTATGTGACAATTTTTGGAATACCTATTATGTTTTTAAGTATTTCAATTACATATATTTTAAATGCTCAAGGAGAAACTATCCTTTCAATGATAATAGTTTTATTTGCCAATGTTGTTAATTTTATTCTTGATCCAATTTTAATATTTAGTTTTAATATGGGCATTGTTGGGGCTGCTTGGGCTACTTTATTTTCAAAATTGTTGACAGTTGTTTTTTATTTATTTTTGACTTACAGGCTAAATCGTGGATTAAAAATTTATCCGAAAGATTTAGCGCCAGATATAAGATCTATTAAAGAAATTGTTAATTTGGGATTGCCTTCAACTTTTGGGCAAATAATGGTTTCGTTGTCTTTTTTTATTTTTAATTATATTGTTATTGAGATTAGTCCAAAATTTTTAGCGGCGTATGGACTTACAAATACCATTATTTCTTTTTTATTTCTTCCTGCTATGGGAATTGGTACTGGAATTATTTCAATTGTTGGTCAGAATCTTGGTGCTAAGAAAATCAATAGGGTGGGCGAAGTTTTGAAAAAAGGATTTTTTATTTCTTTAGCAATTTTATTAATAATAAATTCGATTGTTATTACCAATAAACAGTTTATATTGAAGTTGTTTACAAATGATTTAGAAGTTTTAAATTATGCTAATAATTATTTATTGTTAACAACTATTGGTACTTTTGGATATGGACTACAACAAGTATTTTTTGGAGGACTTATAGGGTCTGGTAGGACAAAAATTGCAATGATTATTGTTTTTATTAGGTTGTGGCTTATTCGTATTCCAGTAGTTTTTATTTTTCAATATTTTGGTATAATTGAAGATTCTTTAGGTTATGCTTTTATAATTTCAAATTATTTAGCAATTATAATTTTAGTTGTTTTTACTTGTACTCGTTATTGGACCAAGTCTGTTTTAATTAAAAAATACAATAGTAATTGA
- the tuf gene encoding elongation factor Tu: MAKEVFQRTKPHMNVGTIGHVDHGKTTLTAAISIYCSKLNKDAKALKYEDIDNAPEEKARGITINARHIEYETANRHYAHVDCPGHADYIKNMITGAAQMDAAILLVAADSGAEPQTKEHLLLAQRMGIKKIIVFLNKLDLADPELVELVEVEVLELVEKYGFSSDTPIIKGSAFGAMSNPEDPESTKCVKELLESMDNYFDLPERDIDKPFLLAVEDVFSISGRGTVATGRIERGVIKVGQEVEIVGIKETRKTTVTGVEMFQKILEQGQAGDNVGLLLRGVDKKDIERGQVLSAPGTITPHKKFKASIYCLTKEEGGRHKPFFPGYRPQFFFRTTDVTGVVALEGKEMVMPGDNVDIVVELISSIAMDKNVEFAVREGGRTVASGRILEILE, from the coding sequence ATGGCAAAAGAGGTTTTTCAAAGAACAAAACCGCACATGAATGTTGGAACAATAGGGCATGTTGATCATGGTAAAACAACATTAACAGCGGCTATTAGTATTTATTGTTCAAAATTAAATAAAGATGCAAAAGCATTAAAGTATGAAGATATTGATAATGCACCCGAAGAGAAAGCAAGGGGAATAACAATTAATGCTAGGCATATTGAGTACGAAACAGCTAATAGACATTATGCTCATGTAGATTGTCCAGGCCATGCTGATTATATAAAAAATATGATTACAGGAGCAGCTCAAATGGATGCAGCGATACTTTTAGTTGCTGCTGATAGTGGTGCTGAGCCCCAAACAAAAGAGCATTTGCTTCTTGCCCAAAGAATGGGAATAAAGAAAATAATAGTTTTTTTGAATAAATTAGACTTGGCAGATCCTGAGCTTGTTGAACTTGTTGAAGTTGAAGTTTTAGAGCTTGTTGAAAAATACGGCTTTTCATCTGATACTCCAATAATCAAGGGTTCGGCTTTTGGGGCTATGTCAAATCCAGAAGATCCTGAATCTACAAAATGTGTTAAAGAACTTCTTGAATCTATGGATAATTATTTTGATCTTCCAGAAAGAGATATTGACAAACCATTTTTGCTTGCTGTTGAAGATGTATTTTCTATTTCAGGAAGAGGTACTGTTGCTACTGGGCGTATTGAAAGGGGTGTTATTAAGGTTGGCCAAGAAGTTGAAATAGTTGGTATTAAAGAAACTAGAAAAACTACTGTTACTGGTGTTGAAATGTTCCAAAAAATTCTTGAACAAGGTCAAGCAGGGGATAATGTTGGTCTTCTTTTGAGAGGAGTTGATAAAAAGGATATTGAGAGAGGGCAAGTTTTGTCAGCTCCAGGTACAATTACTCCACACAAAAAGTTTAAAGCTTCAATTTATTGTTTAACTAAAGAAGAAGGCGGTAGGCACAAGCCATTTTTCCCAGGGTATAGACCACAATTCTTTTTTAGAACAACAGATGTTACTGGTGTTGTTGCTTTAGAAGGCAAAGAAATGGTTATGCCTGGGGACAATGTTGATATTGTTGTTGAGCTGATCTCTTCAATAGCTATGGATAAAAATGTAGAATTTGCTGTTAGAGAAGGTGGGAGAACTGTTGCCTCAGGAAGAATTCTTGAGATATTGGAATAG